A genomic window from Actinomycetaceae bacterium MB13-C1-2 includes:
- the ettA gene encoding energy-dependent translational throttle protein EttA, giving the protein MAEYIYSMVRARKAHGDKVILDDVTMAFLPGAKIGMVGPNGAGKSSILRIMAGLDEPSNGEARLTPGFTVGILEQEPKLDESKTVLENVQEGVKGTVDKLARYNEISEQMADPDADFDKLLAEMGDLQTQIDAVNGWDLDSQLAQAMDALRCPPGDEQVSVLSGGERRRVALCKLLLEQPDLLLLDEPTNHLDAESVLWLEQHLKSYPGAVIAVTHDRYFLDHVAEWIAEVDRGRLYAYEGNYTTYLEEKQRRLQIQGKKDQKLAKRLKDELDWVRTSAKGRQAKQRARLERYEEMAAEAERTRKMDFEDIQIPPGPRLGSVVIEADDLKKGFGDRVLIEDLSFSLPPNGIVGVIGPNGVGKTTLFKTIVGLEPLDDGELNIGETVKISYVDQNRAGIDPDKPLWEVVSDGLDYIQVGNVEMPSRAYISAFGFKGADQQKPAGVLSGGERNRLNLALTLKQGGNLLLLDEPTNDLDVETLGSLEKALEEFPGCAVVVTHDRWFLDRVATHILAWEGTDEDPAKWYWFEGNFEAYEKNKIERLGPEAARPKSATHRRLTRD; this is encoded by the coding sequence GTGGCAGAGTACATTTACTCGATGGTCCGCGCTCGTAAGGCGCACGGCGACAAGGTCATCCTCGATGACGTGACGATGGCGTTCCTTCCTGGAGCGAAGATCGGCATGGTTGGACCCAACGGCGCCGGCAAATCCTCGATCCTAAGGATCATGGCGGGACTCGATGAACCATCGAATGGTGAGGCGCGTCTGACTCCCGGTTTCACCGTGGGAATCCTGGAGCAAGAGCCGAAGCTTGATGAGTCAAAGACCGTTCTCGAGAACGTTCAGGAGGGCGTAAAGGGAACCGTTGATAAGCTCGCACGTTACAACGAGATTTCTGAGCAGATGGCCGACCCAGACGCTGACTTCGACAAGCTTCTTGCCGAAATGGGCGATTTGCAGACTCAGATCGACGCAGTGAACGGCTGGGATTTGGACTCGCAACTGGCGCAGGCCATGGATGCCCTGCGTTGTCCTCCAGGCGACGAGCAGGTAAGTGTCCTCTCCGGTGGCGAGCGTCGTCGCGTGGCGCTGTGCAAGCTATTACTTGAGCAACCTGACCTTCTTCTGCTCGACGAGCCCACGAACCACCTGGATGCGGAGTCCGTGCTCTGGCTCGAACAGCACCTAAAAAGTTACCCGGGTGCGGTCATTGCCGTCACCCACGATCGCTACTTCCTAGATCACGTCGCCGAGTGGATTGCCGAGGTCGATCGCGGGCGACTTTATGCGTATGAGGGAAACTACACCACCTACCTAGAAGAGAAGCAGCGCCGACTGCAGATTCAGGGCAAGAAAGATCAGAAACTTGCCAAGCGGCTTAAGGACGAACTCGACTGGGTACGCACTAGCGCTAAGGGCCGCCAAGCCAAGCAGAGGGCACGACTTGAGCGTTACGAAGAAATGGCGGCCGAAGCCGAACGTACCCGAAAGATGGACTTCGAGGACATTCAGATTCCTCCCGGCCCCAGACTGGGAAGCGTGGTCATTGAGGCCGATGACCTAAAGAAGGGATTCGGTGATCGTGTCCTCATTGAGGACCTAAGTTTCTCACTTCCTCCAAACGGCATAGTCGGTGTCATTGGCCCCAACGGTGTCGGAAAGACGACTCTGTTCAAAACCATCGTCGGCCTAGAGCCGCTCGATGATGGGGAACTCAATATTGGTGAAACCGTGAAGATCTCTTACGTAGATCAAAACCGAGCGGGAATCGACCCCGATAAGCCGCTGTGGGAGGTTGTCTCTGATGGACTTGACTACATTCAGGTGGGGAACGTTGAGATGCCATCGCGCGCCTATATTTCAGCCTTTGGTTTCAAGGGAGCCGATCAGCAGAAGCCTGCCGGAGTTCTCTCCGGCGGAGAGCGTAACCGCCTCAATCTGGCGCTAACCCTCAAACAGGGCGGTAACCTGTTGCTGCTTGACGAGCCGACCAACGATCTGGACGTTGAGACCCTTGGCTCCCTCGAAAAGGCGCTCGAAGAGTTCCCGGGTTGCGCCGTGGTCGTAACCCACGACCGCTGGTTCCTTGACCGCGTCGCCACTCACATCTTGGCGTGGGAGGGTACCGACGAGGAC
- a CDS encoding single-stranded DNA-binding protein: MSVQDLVVLRGRAASDVALHRSDEPEAKTFGRFRMAVPRSRRRDDGQWEEIKPQWYTIKLWGTLAEHVNLSVRRGAPVLVVGRPVAQAWINRDGEAKADIAIHAVSVGHDMVFGISSFSRLRRQTVEVEEMEEAVEEQSAEVSENVHRSSRDDTPGLVDETHTDTDVDADNLVSVEVDDPTEEDNEEEIAA, translated from the coding sequence ATGAGTGTTCAAGACCTAGTGGTCCTACGAGGTCGTGCGGCGAGCGACGTGGCGCTACACCGTAGCGATGAGCCGGAGGCAAAGACTTTCGGGAGGTTCCGCATGGCCGTCCCTCGATCGCGTCGTCGGGATGATGGTCAGTGGGAGGAGATCAAGCCCCAGTGGTACACCATCAAGCTCTGGGGAACCCTGGCAGAGCACGTCAACCTTTCGGTTCGTCGAGGCGCACCAGTCCTGGTTGTCGGTCGTCCTGTTGCTCAGGCATGGATAAATCGTGACGGCGAGGCCAAGGCAGATATAGCCATTCATGCCGTTTCAGTGGGGCACGACATGGTTTTTGGGATTTCCTCGTTCTCTCGTTTGCGCAGGCAGACGGTGGAGGTCGAGGAAATGGAAGAGGCCGTGGAAGAGCAATCAGCGGAGGTGTCGGAGAACGTTCATCGTAGTTCCCGAGATGATACGCCGGGTCTGGTTGACGAAACGCACACTGACACAGACGTTGACGCCGACAATTTGGTGAGCGTCGAAGTAGACGATCCCACTGAAGAGGATAACGAAGAAGAGATTGCCGCCTAG
- the orn gene encoding oligoribonuclease: MIPPDRANKTPLVWVDCEMTGLDPAVDELVEVAVIVTDSMLHPLAEGIDILIKPSDEALEQMTDFVREMHTSSGLLDQLANGVSLEEAEKQVLEYIKSIVPNPGIAPLAGNSIGQDQRFLRAYMPNVTDHLHYRIIDVSTIKELAKRWYPRVYVCAPDKNGGHRALADIQDSIVELEYYRRALFPQELNPESGFYHHLAADVVEEAKKNFAEFE; the protein is encoded by the coding sequence ATGATTCCCCCTGATCGCGCAAATAAGACACCATTGGTTTGGGTCGACTGTGAGATGACCGGATTGGATCCAGCAGTTGACGAGCTGGTTGAGGTAGCAGTCATCGTCACCGATTCCATGCTTCATCCGCTGGCCGAAGGAATCGACATCCTTATTAAGCCGAGCGATGAGGCGCTTGAGCAGATGACCGACTTCGTTCGCGAGATGCACACTAGCTCTGGACTCCTCGATCAGTTGGCGAATGGGGTGAGCTTAGAAGAGGCCGAAAAGCAGGTACTTGAGTACATCAAGTCGATAGTTCCGAATCCCGGGATAGCTCCTCTGGCGGGGAACTCGATTGGGCAGGATCAACGTTTTTTACGCGCCTACATGCCTAACGTGACGGATCACTTGCACTACCGAATCATCGACGTGTCAACCATCAAGGAACTCGCGAAGCGCTGGTACCCCAGGGTCTACGTCTGTGCTCCCGACAAGAACGGTGGTCACAGGGCACTTGCTGACATTCAAGATTCGATCGTTGAACTTGAGTACTACAGGCGGGCACTGTTCCCACAAGAACTCAACCCAGAGTCCGGTTTCTATCATCATCTGGCAGCCGACGTGGTCGAAGAGGCGAAGAAGAACTTTGCGGAGTTCGAGTAG
- the ilvA gene encoding threonine ammonia-lyase IlvA, which produces MVTADQIEDAARVLDGVARITPVQPIERLSEAVGLPVVVKREDLQRCRSFKMRGAYNRIARLDEQERSKGVVCASAGNHAQGVALACSELGIRGTIFLPSSTPRQKRDRIASLGGDWVKMVFVDGAFDEAQIEAEQFADETSSIYVHPFDDPEVIAGQGSIAKEISNQLGSDLGTVIVPIGGGGLISGIATWFKHNRPNVRVIGAEPAGASSMYTALREGGPTTLESIDAFVDGTAVKRAGDTTYQVIRELVDQIVLVPEGAVAREMLELYHTDGIITEPAGALASAAVAMVASGELPELKLEGTTVALVSGGNNDLSRYAEVQERSLVYQGLRHYFLVSFPQRPGALREFLDGILGPDDDILYFEYMKKNNRETGPALVGIDIHAREDLTGLLERMNASDLQIEQLDADSELLRFLI; this is translated from the coding sequence TTGGTTACCGCGGATCAGATCGAGGACGCGGCTCGAGTCCTCGACGGGGTCGCCCGGATTACTCCGGTGCAACCGATTGAGCGTCTTTCTGAGGCGGTCGGCCTGCCGGTAGTTGTGAAGAGAGAAGACCTTCAGCGCTGCCGTTCATTCAAGATGCGCGGCGCATACAACCGGATCGCCCGACTAGACGAACAGGAACGATCCAAAGGAGTGGTCTGCGCCTCTGCGGGAAACCACGCGCAGGGTGTGGCTCTGGCCTGCTCGGAACTAGGAATCAGAGGAACGATATTTCTTCCCTCCTCCACCCCTCGCCAGAAGCGAGACCGAATTGCCAGCCTCGGCGGCGACTGGGTGAAAATGGTTTTCGTCGATGGGGCATTTGACGAAGCACAGATCGAGGCGGAGCAGTTTGCGGATGAGACCTCGTCAATCTATGTACACCCGTTTGACGACCCGGAAGTAATCGCTGGACAGGGGTCCATCGCCAAGGAGATCTCAAACCAGCTCGGATCGGACCTAGGAACTGTCATCGTTCCAATTGGCGGGGGTGGCCTTATCTCTGGGATCGCCACCTGGTTCAAGCACAACCGGCCGAACGTAAGAGTGATCGGGGCTGAACCAGCCGGAGCCTCGTCCATGTACACGGCGTTAAGGGAGGGCGGACCAACCACGCTCGAATCCATCGACGCGTTCGTTGACGGGACTGCGGTAAAGCGCGCGGGCGACACGACCTATCAGGTTATTAGGGAACTGGTTGACCAGATTGTTCTTGTTCCCGAGGGCGCGGTCGCAAGGGAAATGCTCGAGCTTTATCACACAGACGGGATCATTACAGAACCTGCTGGAGCACTTGCTTCGGCGGCGGTCGCGATGGTGGCGAGTGGTGAGTTACCGGAGCTGAAGCTGGAGGGAACGACGGTCGCCTTGGTTTCGGGCGGCAACAACGATCTATCGAGGTATGCCGAGGTCCAAGAGCGCTCCCTGGTCTATCAGGGACTGCGCCACTATTTCTTGGTGTCCTTCCCACAGCGGCCGGGAGCTTTGCGGGAATTCCTCGACGGTATCCTGGGGCCAGATGACGACATCCTTTACTTCGAGTACATGAAGAAGAACAACCGTGAGACGGGGCCGGCGCTGGTCGGAATCGATATTCACGCCAGAGAGGACCTCACCGGACTACTCGAGCGGATGAACGCTTCAGATCTGCAGATCGAGCAGTTGGATGCGGACTCCGAACTTCTCAGATTCCTGATCTAA
- a CDS encoding type II toxin-antitoxin system RelE/ParE family toxin, whose amino-acid sequence MVWEIEYTNHAAKAIRRLDKPVAALVLDKLEEAAKLDDPTTTAKPMTNNLKGLWSWRIAGGYRILGDVQGNKMMILVLEANTRDKVYKYEP is encoded by the coding sequence TTGGTCTGGGAAATTGAGTACACCAACCATGCGGCCAAGGCGATACGCCGTCTCGATAAGCCTGTCGCCGCACTCGTTCTTGACAAGCTCGAAGAAGCCGCCAAACTTGATGATCCCACCACCACAGCCAAACCAATGACCAACAACCTCAAAGGCCTATGGTCCTGGCGGATCGCCGGAGGGTATCGAATACTAGGTGACGTTCAAGGCAACAAAATGATGATCCTCGTTCTGGAGGCGAACACCCGCGACAAGGTCTACAAATATGAGCCATAA
- a CDS encoding DUF6290 family protein — protein MTTTVRLAPDTEARIKRLAHETGRTQSYYINEAIERQLDRLEWEYRILADVEASRAGTLETISHDELKAELGLGN, from the coding sequence ATGACGACGACTGTAAGACTTGCCCCAGATACTGAGGCTCGAATCAAGCGCCTAGCTCACGAAACTGGACGTACTCAGAGTTATTACATCAACGAGGCCATTGAACGCCAGCTCGACCGTCTCGAATGGGAGTATCGCATCCTCGCTGACGTAGAAGCTTCACGCGCTGGCACCCTTGAAACCATCAGCCACGACGAACTTAAGGCCGAACTTGGTCTGGGAAATTGA
- a CDS encoding DUF488 family protein, whose product MTRNVQVKRIYEDASPKDGARVLVDRLWPRGISKDRAQLTLWDKEVAPSTELRKWYGHDPARFEEFQKRYKDELSSGEQTDGYLRLQELARKGPLTLLTASKAVEISEATALQKLLNGSWNPNENDE is encoded by the coding sequence ATGACTCGCAACGTTCAAGTCAAGCGGATTTATGAGGATGCTTCTCCAAAAGACGGTGCCCGCGTTCTTGTTGACCGACTATGGCCGAGGGGCATCAGTAAGGACCGAGCCCAGCTAACTCTTTGGGACAAGGAAGTCGCCCCCTCCACCGAACTCCGCAAATGGTACGGACACGATCCTGCCAGGTTCGAAGAGTTCCAGAAGCGATACAAGGACGAGCTATCTTCGGGCGAGCAGACCGATGGATATCTACGACTTCAAGAACTCGCAAGAAAGGGCCCGCTCACGTTGCTAACGGCATCCAAAGCAGTCGAGATCAGCGAAGCAACCGCCCTTCAGAAATTGCTCAACGGGAGCTGGAACCCCAACGAGAATGACGAATAG